The Setaria italica strain Yugu1 chromosome IX, Setaria_italica_v2.0, whole genome shotgun sequence genome has a window encoding:
- the LOC101770145 gene encoding probable calcium-binding protein CML11: MSDATTAPAVAAGAGDPAVDAAAHKPVAPSPETTRRGGSSVVAAISQAAQQQQQQQSRLDDDQLAELREIFRSFDRNADGSLTQLELGSLLRSLGLTPSADQLDALITRADTNSNGLVEFSEFVALVAPDLLADSSPYSEDQLRRLFAIFDRDGNGFITAAELAHSMARLGHALTVKELTGMIKEADTDGDGRINFQEFSRAITAAAFDNIFS; encoded by the coding sequence ATGAGCGACGCCACCAcggcccccgccgtcgccgccggagccggagaccccgccgtcgacgccgccgcgcacaAGCCGgtcgccccgtcgccggagacCACCCGTCGGGGCGGCAGCTCCGTGGTCGCCGCCATCAGCcaggcggcgcagcagcagcagcagcagcagtcgcgGCTGGACGACGACCAGCTGGCGGAGCTCCGGGAGATCTTCCGCTCCTTCGACCGCAACGCCGACGGCAGCCTGACGCAGCTGGAGCTGGGGTCCCTGCTCCGGTCCCTCGGCCTCACGCCTAGCGCCGACCAGCTCGACGCGCTCATCACCCGCGCCGATACCAACTCCAACGGCCTCGTCGAGTTCTCCGAGTTCGTCGCGCTCGTGGCCCCCGACCTCCTCGCCGACAGTTCCCCATACTCCGAGGACCAGCTCCGCAGGCTCTTCGCCATCTTCGACCGCGACGGCAACGGGTTCATCACCGCGGCCGAGCTCGCGCACTCCATGGCCAGGCTCGGCCACGCGCTCACCGTCAAGGAGCTCACGGGGATGATCAAGGAGGCCGACACCGACGGCGACGGGCGCATCAACTTCCAGGAGTTCTCGCgcgccatcaccgccgccgcgttcgACAACATCTTCTCCTGA